A stretch of Clupea harengus unplaced genomic scaffold, Ch_v2.0.2, whole genome shotgun sequence DNA encodes these proteins:
- the tax1bp3 gene encoding tax1-binding protein 3, translated as MEPFDNNCTLPVVPGQPVTAVVQRIEIHKLRHADNLILGFSIGGGMDQDPGQNPFSADKTDKGIYVTRVTPKGPAEVAGLKMGDKIMQVNGWDMTMVTHDQARKRLTKKKEDVVRLLVTRKGLEQAVKNAMM; from the exons ATGGAACCCTTTGATAACAACTGTACATTGCCTGTCGTGCCTGGTCAGCCGGTTACTGCTGTTGTG CAACGAATAGAAATCCACAAACTACGACATGCTGACAACTTAATTTTGGGCTTCAGTATTGGAGGAGGGATGGATCAAGATCCAGGACAGAATCCCTTTTCTGCGGACAAAACAGACAAG GGCATCTATGTGACAAGAGTAACACCAAAAGGACCAGCAGAAGTGGCAGGTCTGAAAATGGGAGACAAAATAATGCAG GTTAATGGCTGGGACATGACCATGGTGACTCATGACCAAGCGCGCAAAAGGCTCACCAAGAAAAAAGAAGATGTGGTGCGGTTGCTGGTGACCAGGAAGGGACTCGAACAGGCTGTCAAAAATGCCATGATGTAA
- the hsh2d gene encoding hematopoietic SH2 domain-containing protein homolog isoform X2, whose amino-acid sequence MDIIRSLWTMDGAWSPERHEAAVAWFSGHQLGYILQNGVIPDWFHGIITRKAAEDLLSPKPAGYFLIRVSESRIGYTLSYRAQDRCRHFMIDVLPDNHYMVVGEEIWHMSLQDLVAYHRRVPILPFNELITVACGQASKDKVDYAELIFSRRDHPTHGHSTAPTSPPQWDSNVSPAADEDIPPALPYRSTTTNNEDLNQNTNASPAPAVCCPPRLYPCLQAELGAVSVQNVVQTAKPVPLPRTKHCVSTTQVDHPPELPARDSLEHRKVQPCRSINGLEDIRAASNGGPLTHPGTQNVDPHQMKNQDAKSVINFTQLKKKFQKMRGASEEHTYAEISSDVDGQNLLSPELGNKDGNRVASENEYQELPGESFNVKPTSKTSLSSGSVSESEQSLPSEYQPPPAFAPGY is encoded by the exons ATGGACATTATCAG GAGCCTTTGGACTATGGATGGAGCATGGTCACCAGAGAGACATGAAGCAGCTGTTGCTTGGTTTTCTGGGCATCAACTGGGTTATATTCTGCAAAATGGAGTAATTCCAGACTGGTTCCATGGAATTATTACCCGGAA GGCTGCAGAGGATCTTCTATCTCCCAAACCAGCAGGGTACTTTCTAATCAGAGTCAGTGAGAGCAGAATAGGATACACTTTGTCATATCG AGCTCAAGACCGTTGCAGGCACTTTATGATTGATGTTCTTCCAGACAACCACTACATGGTGGTGGGAGAGGAGATTTGGCACATGTCTCTGCAGGACCTAGTTGCCTATCATCGCAGGGTTCCTATTCTTCCTTTCAATGAATTAATAACAGTTGCTTGTGGACAG GCTTCAAAGGACAAGGTTGATTATGCAGAATTGATATTTTCTAGAAGAGATCATCCCACACATGGCCACAGTACAGCGCCAACAAGCCCCCCTCAGTGGGATAGCAATGTTTCACCAGCAGCAGATGAGGATATTCCACCAGCGCTACCTTACCGCTCAACCACAACTAACAATGAAGACCTAAATCAGAATACAAATGCATCTCCAGCCCCTGCAGTGTGTTGCCCCCCTCGACTATACCCATGTCTTCAGGCCGAACTGGGGGCAGTAAGCGTTCAGAATGTG GTGCAAACTGCAAAGCCAGTACCATTACCCAGGACAAAACACTGTGTCAGCACCACACAAGTGGATCACCCACCAGAGCTGCCTGCTCGAGACTCCTTGGAACACAGAAAGGTGCAACCATGTAGAAGTATCAATGGACTCGAAGACATCAGGGCAGCATCTAATGGAGGGCCACTGACTCATCCTGGTACACAAAATGTGGATCCACACCAAATGAAAAATCAAGACGCAAAATCTGTTATTAACTTTACACAGTTAAAGAAGAAGTTCCAGAAGATGAGAGGGGCCTCAGAAGAACATACATATGCAGAGATCAGTAGTGACGTAGATGGGCAAAACCTACTTTCCCCAGAGTTAGGAAACAAAGACGGAAACAGGGTGGCTTCAGAAAACGAATATCAAGAGCTTCCAGGCGAGTCATTTAATGTTAAGCCTACATCTAAAACGAGCCTGTCCTCTGGTAGTGTATCGGAATCTGAGCAGTCATTGCCATCAGAGTACCAACCACCACCGGCTTTTGCCCCAGGATATTAA
- the hsh2d gene encoding hematopoietic SH2 domain-containing protein homolog isoform X1 — MLEAVYQITPRPYRDKTELNFLLEHIAAQQSSISGNRSLWTMDGAWSPERHEAAVAWFSGHQLGYILQNGVIPDWFHGIITRKAAEDLLSPKPAGYFLIRVSESRIGYTLSYRAQDRCRHFMIDVLPDNHYMVVGEEIWHMSLQDLVAYHRRVPILPFNELITVACGQASKDKVDYAELIFSRRDHPTHGHSTAPTSPPQWDSNVSPAADEDIPPALPYRSTTTNNEDLNQNTNASPAPAVCCPPRLYPCLQAELGAVSVQNVVQTAKPVPLPRTKHCVSTTQVDHPPELPARDSLEHRKVQPCRSINGLEDIRAASNGGPLTHPGTQNVDPHQMKNQDAKSVINFTQLKKKFQKMRGASEEHTYAEISSDVDGQNLLSPELGNKDGNRVASENEYQELPGESFNVKPTSKTSLSSGSVSESEQSLPSEYQPPPAFAPGY; from the exons ATGTTGGAAGCTGTTTATCAAATTACCCCCCGCCCTTACAGAGATAAGACGGAGTTGAACTTCCTGTTAGAGCACATcgcagcacagcagagcagcatTTCAGGTAACAG GAGCCTTTGGACTATGGATGGAGCATGGTCACCAGAGAGACATGAAGCAGCTGTTGCTTGGTTTTCTGGGCATCAACTGGGTTATATTCTGCAAAATGGAGTAATTCCAGACTGGTTCCATGGAATTATTACCCGGAA GGCTGCAGAGGATCTTCTATCTCCCAAACCAGCAGGGTACTTTCTAATCAGAGTCAGTGAGAGCAGAATAGGATACACTTTGTCATATCG AGCTCAAGACCGTTGCAGGCACTTTATGATTGATGTTCTTCCAGACAACCACTACATGGTGGTGGGAGAGGAGATTTGGCACATGTCTCTGCAGGACCTAGTTGCCTATCATCGCAGGGTTCCTATTCTTCCTTTCAATGAATTAATAACAGTTGCTTGTGGACAG GCTTCAAAGGACAAGGTTGATTATGCAGAATTGATATTTTCTAGAAGAGATCATCCCACACATGGCCACAGTACAGCGCCAACAAGCCCCCCTCAGTGGGATAGCAATGTTTCACCAGCAGCAGATGAGGATATTCCACCAGCGCTACCTTACCGCTCAACCACAACTAACAATGAAGACCTAAATCAGAATACAAATGCATCTCCAGCCCCTGCAGTGTGTTGCCCCCCTCGACTATACCCATGTCTTCAGGCCGAACTGGGGGCAGTAAGCGTTCAGAATGTG GTGCAAACTGCAAAGCCAGTACCATTACCCAGGACAAAACACTGTGTCAGCACCACACAAGTGGATCACCCACCAGAGCTGCCTGCTCGAGACTCCTTGGAACACAGAAAGGTGCAACCATGTAGAAGTATCAATGGACTCGAAGACATCAGGGCAGCATCTAATGGAGGGCCACTGACTCATCCTGGTACACAAAATGTGGATCCACACCAAATGAAAAATCAAGACGCAAAATCTGTTATTAACTTTACACAGTTAAAGAAGAAGTTCCAGAAGATGAGAGGGGCCTCAGAAGAACATACATATGCAGAGATCAGTAGTGACGTAGATGGGCAAAACCTACTTTCCCCAGAGTTAGGAAACAAAGACGGAAACAGGGTGGCTTCAGAAAACGAATATCAAGAGCTTCCAGGCGAGTCATTTAATGTTAAGCCTACATCTAAAACGAGCCTGTCCTCTGGTAGTGTATCGGAATCTGAGCAGTCATTGCCATCAGAGTACCAACCACCACCGGCTTTTGCCCCAGGATATTAA
- the hsh2d gene encoding hematopoietic SH2 domain-containing protein homolog isoform X3, with the protein MDGAWSPERHEAAVAWFSGHQLGYILQNGVIPDWFHGIITRKAAEDLLSPKPAGYFLIRVSESRIGYTLSYRAQDRCRHFMIDVLPDNHYMVVGEEIWHMSLQDLVAYHRRVPILPFNELITVACGQASKDKVDYAELIFSRRDHPTHGHSTAPTSPPQWDSNVSPAADEDIPPALPYRSTTTNNEDLNQNTNASPAPAVCCPPRLYPCLQAELGAVSVQNVVQTAKPVPLPRTKHCVSTTQVDHPPELPARDSLEHRKVQPCRSINGLEDIRAASNGGPLTHPGTQNVDPHQMKNQDAKSVINFTQLKKKFQKMRGASEEHTYAEISSDVDGQNLLSPELGNKDGNRVASENEYQELPGESFNVKPTSKTSLSSGSVSESEQSLPSEYQPPPAFAPGY; encoded by the exons ATGGATGGAGCATGGTCACCAGAGAGACATGAAGCAGCTGTTGCTTGGTTTTCTGGGCATCAACTGGGTTATATTCTGCAAAATGGAGTAATTCCAGACTGGTTCCATGGAATTATTACCCGGAA GGCTGCAGAGGATCTTCTATCTCCCAAACCAGCAGGGTACTTTCTAATCAGAGTCAGTGAGAGCAGAATAGGATACACTTTGTCATATCG AGCTCAAGACCGTTGCAGGCACTTTATGATTGATGTTCTTCCAGACAACCACTACATGGTGGTGGGAGAGGAGATTTGGCACATGTCTCTGCAGGACCTAGTTGCCTATCATCGCAGGGTTCCTATTCTTCCTTTCAATGAATTAATAACAGTTGCTTGTGGACAG GCTTCAAAGGACAAGGTTGATTATGCAGAATTGATATTTTCTAGAAGAGATCATCCCACACATGGCCACAGTACAGCGCCAACAAGCCCCCCTCAGTGGGATAGCAATGTTTCACCAGCAGCAGATGAGGATATTCCACCAGCGCTACCTTACCGCTCAACCACAACTAACAATGAAGACCTAAATCAGAATACAAATGCATCTCCAGCCCCTGCAGTGTGTTGCCCCCCTCGACTATACCCATGTCTTCAGGCCGAACTGGGGGCAGTAAGCGTTCAGAATGTG GTGCAAACTGCAAAGCCAGTACCATTACCCAGGACAAAACACTGTGTCAGCACCACACAAGTGGATCACCCACCAGAGCTGCCTGCTCGAGACTCCTTGGAACACAGAAAGGTGCAACCATGTAGAAGTATCAATGGACTCGAAGACATCAGGGCAGCATCTAATGGAGGGCCACTGACTCATCCTGGTACACAAAATGTGGATCCACACCAAATGAAAAATCAAGACGCAAAATCTGTTATTAACTTTACACAGTTAAAGAAGAAGTTCCAGAAGATGAGAGGGGCCTCAGAAGAACATACATATGCAGAGATCAGTAGTGACGTAGATGGGCAAAACCTACTTTCCCCAGAGTTAGGAAACAAAGACGGAAACAGGGTGGCTTCAGAAAACGAATATCAAGAGCTTCCAGGCGAGTCATTTAATGTTAAGCCTACATCTAAAACGAGCCTGTCCTCTGGTAGTGTATCGGAATCTGAGCAGTCATTGCCATCAGAGTACCAACCACCACCGGCTTTTGCCCCAGGATATTAA